The Ziziphus jujuba cultivar Dongzao chromosome 5, ASM3175591v1 genome segment tttttattctttcttttttctcttttttttttaaaaaaaataaataaataaaagaataataaggaaaaaaaatattcttcctTATTCCTACACATTGTTTTGAAAACATAGGCTCAAATTTTGGGCTCCACTGAGCGGCGGTGTTATTAAAATTGGGCTAACATCAACAAAACTCAATTTGGGCTAAGACTGGCTTGTAGCTGAAAAGACACAATCATGTcagaaagtaatatatatatataaaagaaaatggaaaaccgTCACTTGGTCACGGCTCCACTTCAATCAACATGCAACAAacatttttcttctccttcaaaattttttttaaatcgtataaacataatttataaatgaatattcaataaatatgaatttttatagatccacttatttttgttttatcgcGCATCATTGTTAAGTTATTAATTTTGCCTAgcatataattaaatagaaatggTAAAGAATGACGTGGCCTGAGATGCTGTATGCAAGTTTGTCTCCTTATTGACACGatgtatattattaattaaatacatgAAGAATATGGACATTACTGTTCATCGAATGAAAAAAGGCCTCGTATTGCCGGATCTTGGCCGACACCCAAATTCCCTCAATTAAtaatatgtggatgatttgaTGTAAGTGACAACtgcctacctttttttttttttttttttttcaaaaccacAATTACCTCGATGATGCTAACATTCAAACCTCATCTAATTTcgaccaataaaaataaaaaactcctctaattaaatatttaatgccctaattttaaatattaaatactaGTTTGTTGGAGAGGCATAAGCACAAGCCACATGTCCCTGTTTTAGCTTTCAAAACGATGCCTCTTAATTTTCTTCCAATTTACCCTATGGTCTCTTGCCGACAATGTAAAAGCATATTATTTATGCTTTATTGGCACTTGACAACATCAATCTCCAGAATGAATGCAAATTTACtagaatataaatattttttaatgataaaatatgcttgatataaaatatttaaaattgaaaaacaaacataCCTTAACCctcttcttctccttttcttctatatgtatatatatatatatatatatatatacattttcttttttccttttaggcTTTTAAGAATTAAGAACCAGTTGATTGCATCTCCTTACAAATTTAAATGTAATCAGAAACTAgagattaaaaagagaaatgaaaaaagagaaagaattaattattaactgtttaaaatatacaaaaccaACCGCAACCACCTCTTCTACAAAGAAAAGAATTCTTTCATTTCAGCTTTAAAAAACTTTCATTTCTGCTTTcttaaaacctaaaaacaaaatcacctTCGAAAAAATTAGGCACCAATAACCACTACCTAAAACTGGCAGCTACCCAGGATTTAGGAGGGactacaaattaaataaatgccACCTTTTAGACCTGGgacatcaaacatattaaaaagATCAATCTGCAAACTCAGTTATGTAGACCTTTTGCTGAATGTACAAGTCCATATACCACGACTCCAAAAGAGTGATCAAGTTTTACGCCCACTCCACTAGAAAATTGTTGCTAGATATTGGTTAAAATGCCTCCTGTTGAACTCCAATAAGCTACCATATGTCCGATCCGCAATCCCAATAAAGAGTGCTTCAGCATCAGGGCTAAAGGATATTCCGGCAATCTCACCGAAAAGATCAATCTCTTGTCCTTTGACATATCCAGATTGGGTATCAATGATATGAACAAAGTCTGCTGGCTCCGCCAAAGCCAGAAACCGGCCATCATCAGAGAACTTAACCGCTCTGATTGCCCCCATCCTTCCCTTTATGACAGCTAGAGATTCCGACAGGTTTCGTATGTCCCACAACCTACAGGTAGTGTCCTGATTGCCCGTGGCTAAAATTCGGCCATCTGGATGCCAAGCTGAGGCGAAAGAATAGTCCCGGTGCCCTTTGAGGTTCTCAGTGACCTGCATTCAAGTCACAGGACATATCATTAACATAATATAAGACATGTTCGGAACAAATTAAATAGGATGTCAGAAAGGTTTCTTGCCTTCCCAGATTCAGCATCAGCAATTAAGCACTCTGCACTGTCACCAAGTATTGCCAGCAACTTCCCATCAGGACTTACCGAGGTGTTCTGCGAATaaccataacaagaataaacacgattatgagaaaaataaaaaaagatttttaaaaaaataaaaattaaataaaaatttaaaaaacaaaaaaaccccaTATTGTCGGGGTGTATCTAGAGTATGGCACTCACATTCACAGACCAATCATAGGAAAAGCGATTAAGGCTAGCAAAATTTTCAGCATCATAGATCCTAACTTG includes the following:
- the LOC107420972 gene encoding uncharacterized WD repeat-containing protein C2A9.03 isoform X2, translating into MTFSSTRDLSNQQLCIFRTAISLFISAFKAGWKLKLSSRRDVVNMLRNLLWATSKHDVYLMQNYSVMHWSSMLRRGKEVLNVAKPIMPTLKRPGLLPPSLSRVQISTMAVKENLLVAGGFQGELICKYLNHPGVDFCTKITTDENAITNAVDIYHNPSGSLRVMTANNDAQVRIYDAENFASLNRFSYDWSVNNTSVSPDGKLLAILGDSAECLIADAESGKVTENLKGHRDYSFASAWHPDGRILATGNQDTTCRLWDIRNLSESLAVIKGRMGAIRAVKFSDDGRFLALAEPADFVHIIDTQSGYVKGQEIDLFGEIAGISFSPDAEALFIGIADRTYGSLLEFNRRHFNQYLATIF
- the LOC107420972 gene encoding uncharacterized WD repeat-containing protein C2A9.03 isoform X3 — its product is MLRNLLWATSKHDVYLMQNYSVMHWSSMLRRGKEVLNVAKPIMPTLKRPGLLPPSLSRVQISTMAVKENLLVAGGFQGELICKYLNHPGVDFCTKITTDENAITNAVDIYHNPSGSLRVMTANNDAQVRIYDAENFASLNRFSYDWSVNNTSVSPDGKLLAILGDSAECLIADAESGKVTENLKGHRDYSFASAWHPDGRILATGNQDTTCRLWDIRNLSESLAVIKGRMGAIRAVKFSDDGRFLALAEPADFVHIIDTQSGYVKGQEIDLFGEIAGISFSPDAEALFIGIADRTYGSLLEFNRRHFNQYLATIF